A stretch of the Mesorhizobium sp. Pch-S genome encodes the following:
- a CDS encoding DUF47 domain-containing protein: MLGWFRRLLPREDRFFDLFEQHSRTVVGGAEALQQLLSGKDVERWCREIVELENQADAITAEVLLAVRRSFITPFDRGDIKDLIQSMDDAIDMMHKTVKTVKLFEKREFDPLMQEMGAVIVEAAKLVAEAIPLLNKIGTHTTRLNAIAEQVMRVEGRADDLHEQGLKDLFRRHGKSDPMAYMIGSEIYGQLEKVVDRFEDVANEISGIVIENV, from the coding sequence ATGCTGGGCTGGTTCAGGCGGCTGCTGCCGCGCGAAGACCGTTTCTTCGACCTGTTCGAACAGCATTCCCGCACCGTCGTCGGTGGCGCGGAAGCCCTGCAGCAGCTGCTGTCCGGCAAGGATGTCGAGCGCTGGTGCAGGGAGATCGTTGAGCTCGAAAACCAGGCCGACGCGATCACCGCCGAAGTACTGCTGGCGGTGCGCCGCTCCTTCATCACGCCCTTCGACCGCGGCGACATCAAGGACCTGATCCAGTCGATGGATGACGCCATCGACATGATGCACAAGACCGTCAAGACGGTGAAGCTGTTCGAGAAGCGCGAATTCGATCCGCTGATGCAGGAGATGGGTGCCGTCATCGTCGAGGCGGCCAAGCTCGTGGCAGAGGCGATCCCGCTGCTCAACAAGATCGGCACGCACACGACACGGCTCAACGCCATCGCCGAGCAGGTGATGCGCGTCGAGGGCCGCGCCGACGACCTGCATGAGCAGGGGCTGAAGGACCTCTTCCGCCGCCACGGCAAGTCCGATCCGATGGCCTACATGATCGGCTCCGAGATCTACGGTCAGCTCGAGAAGGTGGTCGACCGTTTCGAGGACGTCGCCAACGAGATCAGCGGCATCGTCATCGAGAACGTCTGA
- a CDS encoding calcium-binding protein has protein sequence MAYIPGTEKDDQLYGGNGADQILGFGGKDRLFGFRGDDSIKGGDGDDQLWGDEGNDTLSGDAGRDELYGGTGNDTLHAGLGGDVLDGGAGNDTVSYADAPGYITLDLELGRGVGDPQHYPDRAQDTYVGIENVDGSAFDDSMVGSTAANVLRGGGDNDFLSGEVGNDTLEGGSGRDRLYGGDGNDVLDGGAGGDKLWGGTGNDTYVIDSADDRVDEADDGGIPPDGIDTVKSSMSVSLSNTTTFKGDIENLTLTGSGNLNGSGNDLDNVVTGNTGANRLDGRAGDDTLAGGFGNDTLVGGDGNDTFVFDTALNPGSNVDRIADFSVVDDTIWLDNAVFSALGAPGALDAAAFHVGTAAHDADDRIIYDPTSGHLTYDANGDAAGGFTDFAVLEAGLALTSADFIVV, from the coding sequence ATGGCCTATATTCCCGGTACTGAAAAAGACGATCAGCTGTACGGCGGCAACGGCGCCGACCAGATCCTCGGTTTCGGCGGCAAGGACCGTCTTTTCGGCTTTCGCGGCGACGACAGCATCAAGGGCGGCGACGGCGACGACCAGCTCTGGGGCGACGAAGGCAATGACACCCTGTCGGGCGATGCCGGGCGCGATGAGCTCTACGGCGGCACCGGCAACGACACGCTGCATGCGGGTCTTGGCGGCGACGTGCTCGATGGCGGCGCCGGCAACGACACGGTGAGCTACGCCGATGCCCCCGGCTACATAACGCTCGATCTCGAACTCGGACGCGGCGTCGGCGATCCGCAACATTACCCCGACAGGGCCCAGGATACCTATGTGGGCATCGAGAATGTCGACGGCTCGGCGTTCGACGATTCCATGGTCGGCAGCACCGCCGCCAATGTGCTGCGCGGCGGCGGCGACAATGATTTCCTGTCCGGCGAAGTTGGCAACGACACACTCGAAGGCGGCAGCGGGCGCGACCGGCTCTATGGCGGCGACGGCAACGATGTGCTCGACGGCGGCGCCGGCGGCGACAAGCTGTGGGGCGGCACCGGCAACGACACCTATGTCATCGACAGCGCCGACGACCGCGTCGATGAAGCCGACGATGGCGGCATTCCTCCCGACGGCATCGACACGGTGAAGTCGAGCATGTCCGTCTCGCTCTCGAACACCACGACCTTCAAGGGCGACATCGAGAACCTGACGCTGACCGGCAGCGGCAACCTGAACGGCAGCGGCAACGACCTCGACAATGTCGTGACCGGCAACACAGGCGCCAACAGGCTGGACGGCCGTGCCGGCGACGACACGCTTGCCGGCGGCTTCGGCAACGACACGCTGGTCGGCGGCGACGGCAACGACACATTCGTGTTCGACACCGCGCTCAACCCCGGCTCGAATGTCGACAGGATCGCCGACTTCTCGGTGGTCGACGACACGATCTGGCTGGACAACGCCGTCTTCAGCGCGCTTGGCGCGCCGGGTGCGCTCGACGCGGCCGCCTTCCATGTCGGCACGGCGGCGCACGATGCCGACGACCGCATCATCTACGATCCGACCAGCGGCCATCTCACCTACGACGCCAATGGCGACGCCGCCGGCGGTTTCACCGACTTCGCCGTGCTCGAAGCCGGCCTCGCGCTGACCAGCGCGGATTTCATCGTGGTGTAG
- a CDS encoding methyltransferase, producing the protein MVDFDRIEKMIAAVPPALALRAGLELGIFTRLGGGAQTADSLGAALDVDPDRLSRLLYALASIDLLEVVDGRFRNGAEASAFLDASRSTYRGGDHALLRELWGADLLTADSLRQNRPAALHDFSEAGREEAAAFSRMLAPGGVIFGRHLAQAMDLSATGSAIDIGGGAGTILVGLRERWPRISATLMELPTVAAAAPDILLEYGAGDVVVEEGDITLAPSAGRHDLAILKAVVQVLPPDKARSAILNAARCLNAGGEIAIAGWGVVDDGRLSPPEGVFLNLTFLNLYRHGEAYTEGQYRAWMTEAGFHDISRSSLADGSTLFRARLAG; encoded by the coding sequence ATGGTGGATTTTGATCGCATCGAAAAAATGATCGCGGCGGTGCCGCCCGCTTTGGCGCTGCGTGCCGGGCTGGAGCTTGGCATCTTCACGCGGCTCGGTGGCGGCGCGCAGACCGCCGACAGCCTTGGCGCTGCGCTCGACGTCGATCCCGATCGCCTGTCGCGGCTCCTCTACGCGCTGGCCAGCATCGATCTCCTGGAAGTCGTGGATGGTCGATTTCGCAACGGAGCCGAAGCATCGGCCTTCCTCGACGCATCTCGGTCGACCTATCGCGGTGGTGATCATGCGCTGCTGCGCGAGCTCTGGGGTGCCGACCTCTTGACTGCGGACTCGCTGCGCCAGAACCGGCCGGCCGCGCTGCACGATTTTTCGGAAGCGGGCCGCGAGGAGGCGGCGGCCTTCAGCCGCATGCTCGCCCCGGGCGGGGTGATCTTCGGCCGCCATCTGGCGCAGGCCATGGACCTCTCGGCGACCGGCTCGGCGATCGACATCGGCGGCGGGGCCGGAACCATTCTCGTCGGGTTGCGCGAGCGGTGGCCGCGGATTTCGGCGACGCTGATGGAACTCCCGACGGTCGCGGCGGCAGCACCGGATATCCTGTTGGAATACGGCGCCGGCGACGTGGTTGTCGAAGAGGGCGACATAACGCTCGCGCCATCGGCAGGCCGGCACGATCTCGCGATCCTCAAGGCTGTCGTCCAGGTGCTGCCGCCGGACAAGGCGCGCAGCGCGATCCTGAACGCGGCGCGTTGCCTCAACGCCGGCGGTGAGATCGCCATCGCGGGATGGGGCGTCGTTGACGACGGCCGCCTTAGCCCGCCCGAGGGCGTCTTTCTCAACCTCACCTTCCTGAACCTCTATCGCCACGGTGAGGCCTACACGGAAGGTCAGTATCGCGCGTGGATGACCGAGGCCGGGTTCCACGACATCTCCCGGTCGTCACTGGCGGATGGCAGCACCCTGTTTCGTGCGCGCCTCGCGGGCTGA
- a CDS encoding VOC family protein, whose translation MNTAPQLAFAGDCRQAFEFYARLMGGVITVMNTFGANEDKALPPGSTAAAPDQVRFAELSLGHSVLRGNDVPPDQHVPMQGFSVSLHIEGANEARRIFEALSEGGTVTTPLAEVDWADRVDLVDRFGMVTDRFGVPWLVLAVKG comes from the coding sequence ATGAACACCGCACCACAACTGGCCTTTGCCGGCGATTGCCGGCAGGCGTTCGAATTCTATGCCCGGCTGATGGGCGGGGTGATCACGGTGATGAACACCTTCGGCGCCAATGAGGACAAGGCCCTGCCGCCGGGTTCGACCGCCGCCGCGCCCGACCAGGTCCGCTTCGCCGAACTCAGCCTTGGCCACTCCGTGCTGCGCGGCAATGACGTGCCGCCCGACCAGCATGTGCCGATGCAGGGCTTCAGCGTCTCGCTGCACATCGAGGGCGCCAACGAGGCACGCCGCATCTTCGAAGCGCTGAGCGAAGGTGGCACCGTGACGACGCCGCTGGCCGAGGTCGACTGGGCGGACCGGGTCGACTTGGTCGACCGGTTCGGCATGGTGACGGATCGGTTCGGCGTGCCCTGGCTGGTGCTGGCGGTGAAGGGTTAG
- a CDS encoding aminopeptidase: MKRVFRLIVAAVMAAGVAGCTSISYYARSLEGHVEIMAARKDVGRLIQNPATPQALRARLMSASAIRQYATDALALPDNSSYRSYADIGREAVTWAVFAAPQFSLAPQTWCFPVFGCVPYRGYFDRKEAAENAVALQKEGFDVHVTGVTAYSTLGWSSDPLLSTMLGQNDTFLASLIFHELAHQRVYVKGDSAFNEAFAVAVETSGVRKWLRASGNLAGLRRYEADRRRRADFLGLLATTREELQQVYQSARTPEQKAAAKAATIETLRARYRSMRDGRWAGYRGYDAWFAAPINNAKLAATAVYGEQVPAFLRLFDLCAGDYPKFYAAVQRIGNLPQPARAGALAAAKACR, translated from the coding sequence GTGAAACGCGTTTTTCGGTTGATCGTGGCGGCGGTCATGGCGGCGGGCGTGGCCGGCTGCACCAGCATTTCCTATTACGCCAGGTCGCTCGAAGGCCATGTCGAGATCATGGCGGCGCGGAAAGATGTGGGCAGGCTGATCCAGAACCCGGCAACGCCGCAGGCGCTGCGCGCCAGGCTGATGTCGGCAAGCGCCATCCGGCAATACGCGACGGACGCGCTGGCGCTGCCCGACAACAGCAGCTACCGCAGCTATGCTGACATCGGGCGCGAAGCTGTGACCTGGGCGGTTTTCGCCGCGCCACAATTCTCGCTGGCACCCCAAACCTGGTGCTTTCCGGTTTTCGGCTGCGTACCGTATCGCGGCTATTTCGATCGCAAGGAGGCAGCCGAAAACGCCGTCGCACTGCAGAAGGAAGGGTTCGACGTCCACGTCACCGGCGTCACCGCCTATTCGACGCTCGGCTGGTCGAGCGATCCGCTGCTGTCGACCATGCTCGGCCAGAACGACACCTTCCTCGCCAGCCTGATCTTCCACGAACTGGCGCATCAGCGCGTCTATGTGAAAGGCGACTCCGCCTTCAACGAGGCCTTCGCGGTGGCGGTCGAAACCAGCGGGGTGCGCAAATGGCTGCGCGCCAGCGGCAATCTCGCCGGGCTGCGCCGCTACGAGGCCGATCGCAGGCGCCGGGCCGATTTCCTCGGCCTGCTGGCGACGACCCGCGAGGAGCTGCAGCAGGTCTATCAAAGCGCACGAACGCCTGAACAGAAGGCGGCGGCCAAGGCAGCCACGATCGAGACGCTGCGGGCGCGCTACCGGTCGATGCGCGACGGGCGCTGGGCGGGATACCGGGGCTATGACGCCTGGTTCGCCGCCCCGATCAACAACGCCAAGCTCGCCGCCACCGCCGTCTATGGCGAACAGGTGCCGGCATTCCTGCGCCTGTTCGATCTCTGCGCCGGCGACTACCCGAAATTCTACGCCGCCGTGCAGCGGATCGGGAACCTGCCGCAGCCCGCCCGCGCCGGGGCGCTCGCGGCGGCAAAGGCGTGCCGTTGA
- a CDS encoding RNA polymerase subunit sigma-70, producing the protein MSHHAARQAVVGQPAEPAEDEWLRQAQAGDAAAFDQLVKPYRRRLHTHCYRMLGSPFDADDALQETLLAAWRGLGTFEGRSSPGTWLTSIATRICLRMIAKRPRRLRSGDRAAPLRATAELGEPIEGPLWLEPLPDGELADDDDPAAILLRRESIGLGFVAMLQHLPGLQRAVLLLREVLGYSAVETADMLGTSVASANSALQRSRQTMRAKTDIGEKQPVDPQGLERLLQAFLAAWESRDIAAMVELLSDDVRFTMPPLPAWFDGRAFVEKFFAERVFQTPWRLEPLRGNGQPGFACYIRQAGDDRFRPGGVVLLSFADGRIAAIDSFIDPAVCRRFGMREEI; encoded by the coding sequence ATGTCACACCATGCGGCGCGACAGGCTGTCGTCGGGCAACCTGCCGAACCGGCTGAAGACGAATGGCTGCGGCAGGCGCAAGCCGGCGATGCAGCGGCCTTCGACCAGCTGGTGAAGCCTTACCGCAGGCGGCTGCACACGCATTGCTACCGCATGCTCGGCTCCCCCTTCGACGCCGACGATGCCCTGCAGGAGACGCTGCTTGCGGCATGGCGTGGCCTCGGCACGTTCGAGGGCCGCAGTTCGCCCGGCACCTGGCTGACCAGCATCGCCACCCGCATCTGCCTGCGCATGATTGCCAAACGCCCCCGGCGCCTGAGGTCGGGCGACCGCGCCGCACCGCTTCGGGCAACGGCGGAACTGGGCGAGCCGATCGAGGGACCGCTCTGGCTGGAACCGCTGCCGGACGGCGAACTGGCGGACGATGACGATCCGGCAGCGATATTGCTGCGCCGCGAATCCATCGGGCTCGGCTTCGTCGCCATGCTGCAGCACCTGCCCGGCCTGCAGCGCGCCGTGCTGCTGCTGCGCGAAGTGCTCGGCTATTCGGCAGTCGAGACCGCCGACATGCTGGGCACCAGCGTGGCGTCGGCCAACAGCGCGCTGCAGCGCTCGCGGCAGACGATGCGGGCGAAGACCGACATCGGCGAGAAGCAGCCCGTCGACCCGCAGGGGCTCGAACGGCTGCTGCAGGCCTTCCTCGCCGCCTGGGAAAGCCGCGACATCGCGGCGATGGTCGAGCTGCTCAGCGACGACGTCCGCTTCACCATGCCGCCGCTGCCGGCCTGGTTCGATGGCCGCGCCTTCGTCGAAAAATTCTTCGCCGAGCGCGTGTTCCAGACGCCCTGGCGGCTGGAACCGCTGCGCGGCAACGGCCAGCCCGGTTTCGCCTGCTACATCAGGCAGGCCGGCGACGACCGTTTCCGGCCCGGCGGCGTCGTGCTGCTCAGCTTCGCGGACGGCCGCATCGCCGCCATCGACAGCTTCATTGACCCCGCGGTTTGCCGCCGCTTCGGCATGCGCGAGGAAATTTGA
- a CDS encoding dihydrofolate reductase family protein gives MAKLVVSILSSLDNYCAGPGGRLDGLPMGPAFGVHNLDLMRSAGTLLFGAVTFPMFEGYWPNVDRGSDPVQREIAERCDASRKLIVSDSFVVAQSSPWADAEVVKRSSAHQRIAALKTQAGDDLLIFGSHVLFNDLLRHGLVDEFHLLVGNVVLGGGVPTFEPGVTAPFRLLGQRRLPDSDIAALHYDCRAG, from the coding sequence ATGGCCAAGCTCGTCGTCAGCATTCTGAGTTCCCTCGACAATTACTGCGCCGGCCCGGGCGGACGGCTCGACGGGCTGCCGATGGGGCCGGCGTTCGGCGTCCACAACCTCGACCTGATGCGCAGCGCCGGCACGCTGCTGTTCGGTGCCGTCACCTTTCCGATGTTCGAAGGCTACTGGCCGAATGTCGATCGCGGCAGCGACCCGGTGCAGCGCGAGATCGCCGAGCGTTGCGACGCCTCCCGCAAGCTGATCGTCAGCGACAGCTTCGTCGTGGCGCAGAGCTCGCCCTGGGCCGATGCCGAGGTGGTGAAAAGGTCCTCCGCGCACCAGCGCATCGCCGCGCTCAAGACGCAGGCCGGCGACGACCTGCTGATCTTCGGCAGCCACGTCCTGTTCAACGACCTGCTGCGGCATGGCCTGGTCGACGAGTTCCACCTTCTGGTCGGCAATGTCGTGCTGGGCGGCGGCGTGCCCACCTTCGAACCCGGCGTGACCGCGCCGTTCCGGCTGCTCGGCCAGCGCCGGCTGCCCGATTCCGACATCGCTGCCCTGCATTACGACTGCCGGGCGGGCTGA
- a CDS encoding metalloregulator ArsR/SmtB family transcription factor: protein MVQYLDLPLDRSFAALSDATRRGIIDQLGRADASITSLADRFQMTLTGMKKHVQVLERAGLVVTRKVGRVRTCALGKRGLEAEAEWIEAHRKLFEARFEALDAIISEMKQEENDGSAG, encoded by the coding sequence ATGGTTCAGTATTTAGATCTCCCGCTCGATCGCTCGTTTGCAGCGCTGTCCGATGCCACCCGCCGCGGAATCATCGATCAGCTTGGCCGGGCGGACGCGTCGATCACCAGCCTCGCCGACAGGTTCCAGATGACGCTGACCGGCATGAAGAAGCACGTCCAGGTTCTGGAGCGCGCGGGGCTCGTCGTGACGCGCAAGGTCGGACGGGTCAGGACCTGCGCGCTCGGGAAACGCGGCCTCGAGGCCGAGGCGGAGTGGATCGAGGCGCACCGCAAGCTCTTCGAGGCCCGTTTCGAGGCACTGGACGCAATCATCAGCGAAATGAAACAGGAGGAAAACGATGGATCGGCAGGCTAG
- a CDS encoding SRPBCC family protein, which yields MDRQASNAGGAPNPTSIERRGDRELVVTRTFDAPPGMVYRAWSRPELFQRWWMPRSVSGVALVSCAMDVRTGGKYRLEFSTGGSDTMAFYGKYLEVVPNERIVWTNDEGEEGAITTVTFEDQGGGTLLTFHEVYPSKEALEEALQGSAAGLPEQLEQLDELLAGMGA from the coding sequence ATGGATCGGCAGGCTAGCAATGCAGGCGGTGCGCCGAACCCCACGTCGATCGAGCGCAGGGGAGATCGCGAACTCGTCGTGACGCGGACATTCGATGCGCCGCCGGGCATGGTTTACCGGGCATGGAGCCGGCCGGAGCTGTTCCAGCGCTGGTGGATGCCAAGATCGGTATCCGGCGTTGCGCTGGTTTCGTGCGCCATGGACGTCCGCACCGGCGGGAAGTATCGGCTGGAATTCAGCACCGGCGGTTCGGACACCATGGCCTTCTACGGCAAATATCTCGAGGTGGTGCCGAACGAGCGCATCGTGTGGACCAACGACGAAGGCGAAGAAGGCGCGATCACGACCGTGACCTTCGAGGACCAGGGCGGCGGGACGCTCCTGACCTTCCACGAGGTCTATCCGTCCAAGGAGGCGCTCGAGGAAGCGCTGCAGGGCTCGGCAGCCGGATTGCCGGAGCAGCTCGAGCAGCTCGACGAATTGCTTGCCGGCATGGGCGCCTAG
- a CDS encoding phosphotransferase, translating to MGWETLELWGATRIEALSGGVANDVWSVRVGGTLAVARLGSHSDADLAWEAGLLQHLDHNGMSVPVPIPTRDGKLFADGLMVMRYVEGGPPETEADWRRVAEALRHLHRLTSGWPQRPGWCSSTDLLSATTGTKVDLTAMPSEGVARCRAAWARLAGRQTAVVHGDPNPRNIRITAERVAMIDWDESHVDVPDLDLVLPHNAAGLKGAAHDIAAQASAAWEAAVCWDDDYSKRRLAEVRAV from the coding sequence GTGGGATGGGAAACGTTGGAGCTGTGGGGCGCGACCCGCATCGAAGCGCTCTCCGGCGGCGTGGCCAACGATGTGTGGAGCGTGCGTGTCGGCGGTACACTGGCGGTCGCCCGGCTGGGCTCGCACAGCGACGCCGATCTCGCCTGGGAGGCCGGGCTGCTGCAACATCTCGACCACAACGGCATGAGCGTGCCGGTGCCGATCCCGACGCGGGACGGCAAGCTGTTCGCGGACGGCCTTATGGTGATGCGCTATGTCGAGGGTGGACCACCCGAGACGGAGGCCGACTGGCGCCGCGTCGCCGAGGCGTTGCGGCATCTGCATCGGCTGACGTCGGGCTGGCCGCAGCGCCCGGGCTGGTGCTCCTCGACCGACCTGCTTTCCGCCACCACCGGCACGAAGGTCGACCTGACCGCCATGCCGTCCGAAGGGGTGGCGCGCTGCCGGGCTGCGTGGGCGCGGCTCGCCGGGCGCCAGACCGCGGTCGTCCACGGCGACCCCAACCCGCGCAACATCCGCATCACCGCGGAACGGGTCGCGATGATCGACTGGGACGAGTCGCATGTCGACGTGCCCGACCTCGATCTGGTGCTGCCGCACAACGCCGCCGGGCTGAAAGGGGCCGCGCACGACATCGCCGCCCAGGCATCCGCCGCCTGGGAAGCCGCCGTCTGCTGGGATGACGACTATTCGAAAAGGCGGCTGGCCGAGGTTCGCGCGGTGTAG
- a CDS encoding LysE family transporter — MHELAILFSILGVFLLGAISPGPSFVVVSRIAISGSRADGVMAAIGMGLGGFLFACIAMAGLTAILLQVEWLNLVLRLAGGAYLIWLGINIWRAAPQPLTVAETTDGRTGTLWKSLLRGLFVQLSNPKTAIFYASMFAALLPSPTPHWMLFALPPLLFVNETLWYTIVALGFSSRRPRAVYLRSKAWIDRCAGLVVGALGVKLITDSARTSL, encoded by the coding sequence GTGCATGAGCTTGCAATCCTTTTCTCCATCCTCGGCGTGTTCCTGCTCGGCGCCATCAGCCCGGGCCCGAGCTTCGTCGTGGTGTCGCGCATCGCCATCTCCGGCTCGCGCGCCGACGGCGTGATGGCGGCGATCGGCATGGGGCTCGGCGGCTTCCTGTTCGCCTGCATCGCCATGGCCGGGCTGACCGCCATACTTTTGCAGGTCGAATGGCTGAACCTTGTGCTCAGGCTGGCCGGCGGTGCCTATCTGATCTGGCTCGGCATCAACATCTGGCGCGCCGCGCCGCAACCGCTGACGGTTGCCGAAACGACGGACGGACGGACGGGCACGTTGTGGAAGTCGCTGCTGCGCGGCCTGTTCGTGCAGTTGTCCAACCCGAAGACGGCAATCTTCTACGCCTCGATGTTCGCGGCGCTGCTGCCCTCGCCGACGCCGCACTGGATGCTGTTCGCCCTGCCGCCACTGCTCTTCGTCAATGAAACCCTGTGGTACACCATCGTGGCGCTGGGCTTCTCCTCGCGCCGGCCACGGGCCGTCTACCTGCGGTCAAAAGCCTGGATCGACCGCTGCGCCGGGCTGGTGGTCGGTGCGCTCGGCGTCAAGCTGATCACGGACAGTGCGCGGACGTCTTTATGA
- a CDS encoding dihydrofolate reductase family protein, which yields MAVRVDLNISLDGFATTTDQTPEQPMGADWMRLVGAYIETKTMRERVFHDTSGEGTTGVDDSYARAYFDNIGAEIMGAGMFGLHNFPNDPDWKGWWGDEPPFRCPVFVLTHRKRPSIEMAGGTTFHFIDTTPAEALGKAVAVAGGKDVRIGGGPSTVQQFLKAGLVDRLHVAIVPILLGRGIRLWDDLRGLEAGYTVESETAESGVMHLTFGR from the coding sequence ATGGCAGTACGTGTCGACCTCAACATCTCGCTCGATGGTTTCGCGACAACGACGGACCAGACGCCCGAACAGCCGATGGGGGCGGACTGGATGCGCCTCGTCGGTGCCTACATCGAGACGAAGACGATGCGCGAGCGCGTGTTCCACGACACCAGCGGCGAGGGCACGACCGGCGTCGACGACAGCTACGCCAGGGCCTATTTCGACAACATCGGCGCTGAGATCATGGGCGCCGGCATGTTCGGCCTGCACAACTTCCCCAACGATCCGGACTGGAAGGGCTGGTGGGGCGACGAGCCGCCGTTCCGCTGCCCGGTCTTCGTGCTGACCCACCGCAAGAGGCCCTCGATCGAGATGGCCGGCGGCACCACCTTCCACTTCATCGACACTACGCCGGCCGAGGCGCTGGGCAAGGCCGTTGCGGTAGCGGGCGGCAAGGATGTGCGCATCGGCGGTGGCCCCAGCACCGTGCAGCAATTCCTGAAAGCCGGCCTCGTCGACCGCCTCCACGTCGCCATCGTCCCCATCCTGCTCGGCCGCGGCATCCGCCTGTGGGACGACCTGCGCGGACTCGAAGCCGGCTACACAGTGGAGTCGGAAACGGCGGAGAGCGGCGTGATGCATTTGACGTTTGGGCGGTAG
- a CDS encoding metalloregulator ArsR/SmtB family transcription factor: protein MPYHSTPLDLAFHALSDPTRRAVVSRLAEGEVPVSVLAEPFDMALPSFAQHLKVLEECGLITSEKRGRSRWCRLVQARFDEAANWMETERRSWAMRLERLDVYLDGEE, encoded by the coding sequence ATGCCCTATCATTCGACCCCGCTCGACCTTGCCTTCCACGCGCTCAGCGACCCGACGCGGCGCGCGGTGGTGTCGCGGTTGGCCGAGGGCGAGGTGCCGGTGAGTGTGCTGGCCGAGCCGTTCGACATGGCGCTGCCTTCCTTCGCCCAGCATCTGAAGGTGCTGGAGGAATGCGGGCTCATCACATCCGAGAAGCGCGGGCGCAGCCGCTGGTGCCGGCTGGTGCAGGCGCGCTTCGACGAGGCCGCCAACTGGATGGAAACGGAGCGCCGCAGCTGGGCGATGCGGCTGGAGCGGCTGGATGTCTATCTGGACGGGGAGGAATGA